One Kribbella sp. NBC_00662 genomic region harbors:
- a CDS encoding PH domain-containing protein, which yields MSDRLFTFHPRVLALMAGVMGLSLLAVFGVIWVRLPAESRESFSWFQRITLLVFFGAILWILYRMTTLRVTAYADGLRVRNVFKSYTLTWAEISGLRFRPGDAWLQLFDADGNRIGILAVQAAEGARASRAAKELAAVARDHGAGANRPPKS from the coding sequence ATGAGCGACCGGCTCTTCACCTTCCATCCGCGGGTCCTCGCGCTGATGGCGGGGGTGATGGGTCTGTCGCTGCTGGCGGTGTTCGGGGTGATCTGGGTCCGGTTGCCGGCCGAGTCGCGGGAGTCGTTCAGCTGGTTCCAGCGGATCACGTTGCTGGTGTTCTTCGGGGCGATCCTGTGGATCCTGTACCGGATGACGACGCTGCGGGTGACGGCGTACGCCGACGGGCTCCGGGTGCGGAACGTGTTCAAGTCGTACACGTTGACGTGGGCGGAGATCAGCGGCCTGCGATTCCGGCCGGGCGACGCGTGGCTGCAGCTGTTCGATGCCGATGGCAACCGGATCGGCATCCTCGCGGTCCAGGCCGCGGAGGGAGCCCGGGCGAGCCGCGCCGCGAAGGAGCTCGCGGCGGTGGCTCGCGACCACGGCGCCGGCGCTAACCGGCCACCGAAAAGCTAG
- a CDS encoding aldose 1-epimerase family protein, protein MNVLPSGEQWVLRGGGYEATVVSVGGGLRGLTYNGRPVLLGYGEDEAAHAGIGQHLFPWPNRITDGKYTFEGVAQQLYLTEPARQNAIHGLTRWANWLRVDDGSDPAALVVGHRLHGQPGYPHQLDLRLDYRLTDRLTVTATATNIGVSAAPYGYGAHPYLTVGRPIDECVLEFTASDRLEVSAERMQPVGLTPVAGSEFDFSGGRPIGATSIDNAFTGLDGAWSVSLTDPDSGARSVLSSDTPWMQLFTGEAVGRTALAVEPMTCPPDSFITGQDLVVLKPGESHTTSFSVAG, encoded by the coding sequence ATGAATGTTTTGCCATCTGGTGAGCAGTGGGTCCTCCGCGGCGGCGGGTACGAGGCGACCGTCGTCAGTGTCGGCGGCGGGCTGCGCGGGCTGACGTACAACGGGCGCCCGGTCCTGCTCGGGTACGGCGAGGACGAGGCGGCGCACGCGGGCATCGGGCAGCACCTGTTCCCGTGGCCGAACCGGATCACCGACGGGAAGTACACGTTCGAGGGCGTCGCCCAGCAGCTGTACCTGACCGAGCCGGCCCGCCAGAACGCGATCCACGGGCTGACCCGCTGGGCCAACTGGCTCCGCGTCGACGACGGCTCGGACCCCGCCGCTCTTGTGGTCGGCCACCGCCTCCATGGCCAGCCCGGCTACCCCCACCAGCTGGACCTCCGCCTCGACTACCGCCTCACCGACCGCCTGACCGTCACCGCGACCGCTACCAACATCGGTGTGTCCGCGGCGCCGTACGGCTACGGAGCGCATCCGTATCTGACCGTTGGACGTCCGATCGACGAATGTGTGCTCGAGTTCACCGCCTCCGACCGCCTGGAGGTGTCGGCGGAGCGCATGCAGCCTGTCGGCCTCACACCAGTGGCCGGGTCGGAGTTCGACTTCAGCGGTGGACGGCCCATCGGGGCGACCTCGATCGACAATGCCTTCACCGGGCTGGACGGCGCCTGGTCCGTGTCGTTGACGGACCCCGACAGCGGGGCGCGGTCGGTGCTCAGCAGTGACACACCGTGGATGCAGCTCTTCACCGGCGAAGCGGTCGGGCGTACGGCGCTGGCGGTCGAGCCGATGACCTGTCCGCCGGACTCGTTCATCACCGGTCAGGACCTGGTCGTCCTGAAGCCCGGCGAGTCACATACGACTAGCTTTTCGGTGGCCGGTTAG
- a CDS encoding NADP-dependent oxidoreductase — translation MKTQNNQLPTGGSRAVRLDSFGGPEVLDVREVPAPQAGPGQLRVRVTAAGLNPMDWVITADADAAARFGLSLPAGFGTDYAGVVDQVGDGVRSFAPGDRVFGGALSRAVADFVVIEPAGGTAANEVHHTPDGVDDRTAATLTIAGRTASAALATVVPGPDDTVLIGGAAGGVGVFAVQLARIAGARVIGTGSATSADYLRDLGAEPVAYGDGLADRVRALAPGGVTAAIDLYGVETVHVARELGVPDDRICTVAAQVDGVPSAYAPNAAPGALEEIARLVETGRLRVPVAASFPVDQIRRATELQAGRHVQGKIVIDL, via the coding sequence ATGAAGACGCAGAACAATCAACTGCCTACGGGTGGGAGCAGGGCGGTCCGGCTCGACTCGTTCGGCGGGCCGGAAGTCCTGGACGTCCGCGAGGTCCCCGCTCCGCAGGCCGGCCCGGGACAGCTCCGTGTGCGGGTTACGGCGGCCGGTCTGAATCCGATGGACTGGGTCATCACGGCCGACGCGGACGCTGCCGCCCGGTTCGGCCTGAGTCTGCCGGCCGGGTTCGGAACCGACTACGCGGGAGTGGTCGACCAGGTCGGTGACGGGGTGCGCAGCTTCGCACCCGGCGACCGGGTGTTCGGAGGCGCCCTGTCCCGCGCGGTCGCCGACTTCGTGGTGATCGAGCCGGCCGGAGGAACGGCGGCGAACGAGGTCCATCACACGCCCGACGGCGTCGACGACCGCACCGCCGCCACCCTCACGATCGCCGGTCGCACAGCATCCGCCGCCCTCGCCACGGTCGTTCCCGGCCCGGACGACACCGTGCTGATCGGTGGCGCGGCGGGCGGGGTCGGGGTGTTCGCCGTCCAGCTGGCTCGGATCGCGGGTGCTCGCGTGATCGGTACGGGTTCGGCGACATCGGCCGACTATCTGCGCGATCTCGGAGCCGAACCGGTCGCGTACGGCGACGGCTTGGCCGACCGGGTCCGAGCCCTCGCTCCCGGCGGTGTAACGGCCGCCATCGACCTGTACGGGGTGGAGACGGTGCACGTCGCAAGGGAGCTCGGCGTCCCGGACGACCGCATCTGCACCGTCGCCGCGCAGGTCGACGGCGTGCCGTCGGCCTACGCCCCGAACGCCGCTCCGGGCGCCCTGGAAGAAATCGCCCGCCTGGTCGAGACGGGCCGGCTCCGGGTACCTGTCGCGGCGAGCTTCCCGGTCGACCAGATCCGCCGCGCCACAGAGCTCCAGGCCGGCCGCCACGTGCAAGGCAAGATCGTCATCGACCTCTAG
- a CDS encoding anthrone oxygenase family protein, with the protein MTRFVRSASLLFSGVFAGFLVCVLVLENSLRGFDASVYTQTRLIELDSLDKLASATLIPALITTVVLAIRARGNSRRIVLVAIALLVVVFVTTFAINLPINSDQTAWSVQNPPSDWASVRDRWQVAHAIRTVAAVLAFGLLIVASQVSSTVRGRVRRVTAAVRV; encoded by the coding sequence ATGACGCGGTTCGTGCGTTCGGCGAGCTTGTTGTTCAGTGGGGTGTTCGCCGGATTCCTCGTCTGTGTGCTGGTGCTCGAGAACTCGTTGCGTGGGTTCGATGCGTCGGTCTACACGCAGACGCGGCTGATCGAGCTGGACTCGCTGGACAAGTTGGCCTCGGCAACGTTGATCCCGGCATTGATCACGACAGTGGTGCTGGCGATCCGGGCTCGGGGCAACAGTCGGCGGATCGTGCTGGTGGCGATCGCTTTGCTGGTGGTCGTGTTCGTCACGACGTTCGCGATCAACCTGCCGATCAACTCGGACCAGACCGCATGGTCGGTGCAGAATCCGCCGTCCGATTGGGCGAGTGTCCGCGATCGGTGGCAGGTCGCTCATGCGATCCGCACCGTAGCGGCGGTCCTCGCCTTCGGTCTGCTCATCGTGGCCAGTCAGGTCAGCTCGACGGTCCGAGGTCGCGTGCGACGTGTGACCGCCGCCGTTCGGGTGTGA
- a CDS encoding helix-turn-helix transcriptional regulator has product MRSSRLLSILLLLQTRRQLTARELADELEVSLRTIYRDVEALAAAGVPVYADQGRAGGYRLVEGYRTKLTGLTEQEAAALFLVGMPGAAAALGLTAETSAAELKLLAALAPDQRDRAGRLKNRFHLDLPAWYQDAEDSPHLSAVADAVLHDRRIKVLYRRWEEPREVERLLEPHGLVLKNGAWYVVAATPRGLRTYRVSNILELTPTANTFERDPDFNLTQFWQNHLQGFDRVRYTDQAVLRVSAGLAARMYDVSFPSLVKAVAAAEPEPDGSVVVTIPIESVGNAAASLSRFGAAVEVLEPPELRAELADLGRALHDLYS; this is encoded by the coding sequence ATGCGTTCGAGCCGGCTGTTGTCGATCCTGCTGTTGCTGCAGACGCGCCGGCAGCTGACGGCGCGTGAGCTCGCGGACGAGCTCGAGGTGTCGCTGCGCACGATCTACCGTGACGTCGAGGCGCTCGCCGCGGCCGGGGTTCCGGTGTACGCCGACCAGGGTCGCGCCGGCGGCTATCGGCTCGTCGAGGGATACCGCACCAAGCTCACCGGCCTGACCGAGCAGGAAGCGGCCGCACTGTTCCTCGTCGGTATGCCGGGCGCAGCCGCGGCGCTCGGGCTCACCGCCGAGACCAGCGCGGCCGAACTCAAACTGCTCGCCGCCCTCGCGCCGGATCAACGCGACCGCGCCGGCCGGCTCAAGAACCGCTTCCACCTCGATCTGCCGGCCTGGTACCAGGACGCCGAGGACTCGCCACACCTCTCCGCAGTCGCCGACGCAGTGCTCCACGACCGCCGGATCAAGGTCCTCTACCGTCGCTGGGAAGAACCACGCGAGGTCGAGCGCCTCCTGGAGCCGCACGGCCTGGTCCTGAAGAACGGCGCCTGGTACGTCGTTGCCGCGACGCCCCGCGGACTCCGCACGTACCGCGTCTCGAACATCCTCGAGCTGACGCCGACCGCGAACACCTTCGAGCGCGACCCGGACTTCAACCTGACCCAGTTCTGGCAGAACCACCTCCAAGGCTTCGACCGCGTCCGCTACACGGATCAGGCCGTCCTCCGAGTCTCTGCGGGACTGGCCGCCAGGATGTACGACGTCTCGTTCCCGAGCCTGGTCAAGGCAGTGGCGGCGGCTGAACCTGAGCCGGACGGGAGCGTCGTGGTGACGATCCCGATCGAGTCGGTCGGAAACGCGGCAGCCTCACTCAGCAGATTCGGCGCCGCGGTAGAGGTCCTCGAGCCGCCCGAACTACGAGCCGAGCTCGCCGACCTCGGTCGCGCGCTCCACGACCTCTACTCCTGA
- a CDS encoding phosphoribosyl-ATP diphosphatase — protein sequence MKSFEELFAELGEKAATRPEGSGTVAALDAGVHAIGKKLVEEAAESWMAAEYEGKERAAEELSQLLYHAQVMMHALGLDLEDVYRHL from the coding sequence ATGAAGAGTTTTGAGGAGCTGTTTGCCGAGCTGGGTGAGAAGGCGGCGACGCGGCCGGAGGGTTCCGGGACCGTGGCGGCGCTGGATGCCGGCGTGCACGCGATCGGCAAGAAGCTGGTCGAAGAGGCCGCCGAGTCATGGATGGCAGCGGAGTACGAGGGCAAGGAGCGGGCCGCGGAGGAGCTGTCACAGCTGCTCTACCACGCTCAGGTGATGATGCATGCCCTCGGCCTGGACCTCGAGGACGTGTACCGACATCTGTAG
- the hisG gene encoding ATP phosphoribosyltransferase, with protein MLRVAVPNKGSLSEAATEMLVEAGYKQRRTTKDLTLTDSANEVEFYYLRPRDIAVYVGEGTLDVGISGRDLVLDSHADADVIMGLGFGSSTFRFAGRPGVADSVKDLSGKRIATSYAGVLQDHLAENGVDASVVRLDGAVESAVQLGVADVIADVVETGTTLRQAGLEVFGEPILKSEAVLIKRHGVETPANGMHQLIRRLEGVLIARNYVMMDYDIRAEDVDAATSVAPGLESPTISPLHKQGWVAVRVMVQRAEAQRLMDQLWEVGARAILTTDIHACRI; from the coding sequence ATGCTGCGCGTCGCAGTACCGAACAAGGGCTCGCTGAGCGAAGCCGCCACCGAGATGCTCGTCGAGGCCGGCTACAAACAGCGCCGGACCACCAAGGACCTCACGCTCACCGACTCGGCCAACGAGGTCGAGTTCTACTACCTCCGCCCGCGGGACATCGCGGTGTACGTCGGGGAGGGCACCCTCGACGTCGGCATCTCCGGCCGTGACCTGGTGCTCGACTCGCACGCCGACGCGGACGTGATCATGGGCCTCGGGTTCGGCTCGTCCACGTTCCGGTTCGCCGGGCGGCCCGGGGTCGCGGACTCCGTGAAGGATCTCTCCGGGAAGCGCATCGCCACGTCGTACGCCGGGGTGCTGCAGGACCACCTGGCCGAGAACGGCGTCGACGCCTCCGTCGTCCGCCTCGACGGCGCGGTCGAATCGGCCGTCCAGCTCGGGGTCGCCGACGTGATCGCCGATGTGGTGGAGACCGGTACGACGCTGCGCCAGGCCGGACTCGAGGTGTTCGGCGAGCCGATCCTGAAGTCCGAAGCGGTACTGATCAAGCGGCACGGCGTCGAGACCCCGGCGAACGGCATGCACCAGCTGATCCGCCGGCTCGAGGGCGTTCTGATCGCACGGAACTACGTGATGATGGACTACGACATCCGCGCCGAGGACGTCGACGCGGCGACCTCGGTCGCACCCGGTCTGGAGTCGCCGACGATCTCGCCGCTGCACAAGCAGGGCTGGGTCGCCGTCCGGGTGATGGTACAGCGCGCGGAGGCCCAGCGCCTGATGGACCAGCTGTGGGAGGTGGGCGCCCGTGCCATCCTCACCACAGACATCCACGCCTGCCGGATCTGA
- a CDS encoding MarR family transcriptional regulator codes for MEQTEPRDARHHRRTGNEIKAALRDLRIQLALLNHQVGGKLALKDVDLDCLDVLARSGPLTPSALARQAGLHPATLTGILDRLEKAGWIARDRARGDRRSVTIRVLPDRGMEVFRLYQPMIGAMDDVLADYTEPELKLIADFLRRSTEAGERANGELAQE; via the coding sequence ATGGAACAGACAGAACCACGTGACGCGCGCCACCACCGGCGTACCGGCAACGAGATCAAGGCCGCGCTCCGCGACCTGCGGATCCAGCTCGCCCTGCTGAACCACCAGGTCGGCGGCAAGCTGGCGCTGAAGGACGTCGACCTGGACTGCCTCGACGTGCTCGCCCGTAGCGGACCGCTGACGCCGAGCGCGCTGGCCCGGCAGGCGGGCCTGCACCCGGCGACGCTGACGGGCATCCTCGACCGGCTCGAGAAGGCCGGCTGGATCGCCCGGGATCGCGCGCGGGGCGACCGCCGCAGCGTCACGATCCGCGTGCTGCCGGATCGCGGGATGGAGGTCTTCCGGCTGTACCAGCCGATGATCGGCGCGATGGACGACGTACTCGCGGACTACACCGAGCCGGAGCTGAAGCTGATCGCCGACTTCCTGCGCCGCAGTACCGAGGCCGGCGAGCGGGCCAACGGGGAGTTGGCTCAGGAGTAG
- a CDS encoding bifunctional 3,4-dihydroxy-2-butanone-4-phosphate synthase/GTP cyclohydrolase II produces MGTVLKLDTIEHAIDEIRAGRPVIVVDDEDRENEGDLIFAASKATPELLAFLIRYSSGVVCVPMEGSELDRLGIPLMTPHNRERMRTAYTISVDARDGISTGISAADRARTIRVLTDSASESYDLVQPGHVFPLRGREGGVLVRPGHTEASIDLARLAGLTPAAVISEMVNDDGTMKRGTELRAFADEHGLVLVSIDDLIRYRRRTESQIERVATTTLPTRYGDFVAHGYRNTVDGSEQLALVRGPLGDGPTLVRLHSECLTGDVFGSLRCDCGPQLDEAMRQVAAEGGVVVYLRGHEGRGIGLLHKLQAYELQDAGRDTVDANLDLGLPADARDYGTGAQILADLGVTSVRLLTNNPDKLAGVQGYGIDVVERRGISIDPTEHNLRYLRTKRDRMGHHLPGGVLTEENGAG; encoded by the coding sequence ATGGGTACCGTCCTGAAACTCGACACGATCGAGCATGCGATCGACGAGATCCGCGCCGGGCGACCGGTGATCGTGGTCGACGACGAGGACCGCGAGAACGAGGGTGACCTGATCTTCGCGGCGTCCAAGGCGACGCCGGAGTTGCTGGCGTTCCTGATCCGGTACAGCTCCGGGGTGGTGTGCGTGCCGATGGAGGGTTCGGAGCTCGACCGGCTCGGGATCCCGTTGATGACGCCCCACAACCGCGAGCGGATGCGGACGGCGTACACGATCTCGGTCGACGCGCGGGACGGGATCAGCACCGGTATCTCGGCGGCCGACCGGGCCCGGACGATCCGGGTGCTGACGGATTCGGCCTCGGAGTCGTACGACCTCGTGCAGCCCGGACACGTATTCCCGCTGCGCGGCCGCGAGGGCGGCGTACTCGTGCGGCCCGGGCACACCGAGGCCTCGATCGACCTGGCTCGTCTTGCCGGATTGACGCCGGCTGCGGTGATCTCCGAGATGGTCAACGACGACGGGACGATGAAGCGCGGTACGGAGTTGCGGGCGTTCGCCGACGAGCACGGTCTCGTGCTGGTGTCGATCGACGACCTGATCCGGTACCGGCGTCGTACGGAGTCCCAGATCGAGCGGGTCGCGACGACGACGCTGCCGACGCGGTACGGCGATTTTGTTGCCCACGGCTACCGGAACACGGTGGACGGGTCGGAGCAGCTCGCGTTGGTGCGTGGGCCTCTGGGGGATGGGCCGACGTTGGTGCGGTTGCATTCGGAGTGCTTGACGGGCGATGTCTTCGGATCGCTGCGGTGCGACTGCGGTCCGCAGCTGGACGAGGCGATGCGGCAGGTCGCGGCCGAGGGCGGTGTGGTGGTGTACCTGCGCGGTCATGAGGGGCGCGGGATCGGGCTGCTGCACAAGCTGCAGGCGTACGAGCTGCAGGATGCCGGGCGGGACACGGTGGACGCGAATCTTGATCTCGGGTTGCCGGCTGATGCTCGTGACTACGGGACCGGGGCGCAGATCCTGGCCGATCTCGGCGTGACTTCGGTGCGGTTGCTGACCAACAACCCTGACAAGCTCGCGGGCGTTCAGGGATACGGCATCGATGTGGTCGAGCGTCGCGGCATCTCGATCGACCCGACCGAGCACAACCTGCGGTACCTGCGGACGAAGCGCGACCGGATGGGTCACCACCTGCCCGGCGGCGTACTCACGGAAGAGAACGGAGCCGGCTGA
- the ribH gene encoding 6,7-dimethyl-8-ribityllumazine synthase — protein sequence MSGSGAPTIEAPRVDGARVAIVAAQWHPKVTDALVAGAIRALDDSGVTDYTVIRVPGSFELPVASLHAAKAGYDAVVALGVVIRGDTPHFEYVCQAATEGLMQVGVTTGVPVGFGVLTCDNDPQALDRAGLPDSREDKGYEATQAALSTLAAVRKLG from the coding sequence ATGTCGGGCAGTGGAGCACCAACCATCGAAGCCCCGCGAGTGGACGGCGCCCGCGTCGCGATCGTCGCGGCCCAGTGGCACCCGAAGGTCACCGACGCCCTCGTCGCAGGTGCCATCCGCGCTCTCGACGACTCCGGCGTGACGGACTACACCGTGATCCGCGTGCCTGGTTCTTTTGAGCTGCCGGTGGCTTCGTTGCATGCGGCAAAGGCTGGGTACGACGCTGTTGTGGCGCTGGGCGTGGTGATCCGGGGTGATACGCCGCACTTCGAATACGTGTGCCAGGCGGCGACCGAGGGTCTCATGCAGGTCGGCGTGACGACTGGTGTGCCCGTCGGCTTCGGCGTCCTCACCTGCGACAACGACCCGCAGGCCTTGGACCGGGCTGGGCTGCCGGACAGCCGCGAGGACAAGGGCTACGAGGCGACCCAAGCCGCCCTCTCGACGCTCGCCGCGGTCCGGAAACTGGGGTAA
- a CDS encoding VOC family protein, with product MTGFAQISVMLAVPDAPAAAAWYAEALGAVELWNLGSVIGLSVNGAPVFLGEPGENIWKTPAETGAPTVRVEMFVDDPDGFVQRAVAAGADGSFDPVRDHEVPWGTHRQGSFLDPFGHLWFVGDRSPLGPSERG from the coding sequence ATGACTGGATTCGCACAGATCTCCGTGATGCTCGCCGTGCCGGACGCGCCGGCGGCCGCTGCCTGGTATGCCGAGGCGCTCGGGGCGGTCGAGCTCTGGAACCTCGGCAGCGTGATCGGACTGAGCGTCAACGGCGCGCCGGTGTTCCTCGGCGAGCCCGGGGAGAACATCTGGAAGACGCCGGCCGAGACCGGTGCACCGACGGTCCGGGTCGAGATGTTCGTGGACGATCCGGACGGGTTCGTGCAGCGCGCCGTGGCGGCGGGCGCGGACGGGAGCTTCGACCCGGTGCGGGACCACGAGGTGCCCTGGGGGACGCATCGGCAGGGATCGTTCCTGGATCCGTTCGGTCACCTGTGGTTCGTCGGCGACAGGTCGCCGCTAGGACCCAGCGAGCGCGGCTGA
- a CDS encoding MBL fold metallo-hydrolase, with translation MLQHLAGRVWLYPHDPDPDAIRPSVAVIADDHGSVLVDAGNSPEHARAIRTAITAAGLPAPRWLVYTHHHWDHIWGASAWPDVDVIAHESAVDLLTAEAGRPWSHQFLHDEVEANPKLGPSFRARALAVPDWTDFRIVLPDRTFADTLTLPTGVVLRHVGGNHAPDSLIAVSDGVALLGDAFYPPPYHLRAPDDTIDYAMVKQLLSEQHDWYVDAHSAPRTRSAALAGS, from the coding sequence ATGCTCCAGCACCTCGCCGGCCGGGTCTGGCTCTACCCGCACGACCCCGACCCGGACGCGATCCGCCCATCGGTCGCCGTGATCGCCGACGACCACGGCTCGGTCCTCGTCGATGCCGGCAACAGCCCCGAGCACGCCCGAGCAATCCGTACGGCGATCACCGCGGCCGGACTGCCCGCTCCGAGGTGGCTCGTCTACACCCACCACCACTGGGACCACATCTGGGGCGCCTCCGCCTGGCCGGACGTCGACGTCATCGCCCACGAGTCAGCCGTGGACCTCCTGACAGCCGAGGCCGGCAGACCGTGGAGCCACCAATTCCTCCACGACGAGGTCGAGGCCAATCCCAAACTCGGTCCCAGCTTCCGCGCCCGCGCGCTCGCCGTACCCGACTGGACCGACTTCCGGATCGTCCTCCCCGACCGGACCTTCGCGGACACCCTCACGCTCCCGACCGGCGTCGTACTGCGTCACGTCGGCGGAAACCATGCCCCGGACTCACTGATCGCGGTCTCCGACGGCGTCGCCCTCCTCGGCGACGCGTTCTACCCGCCGCCGTACCACCTCCGCGCGCCCGACGACACCATCGACTACGCCATGGTCAAGCAGCTCCTGTCCGAGCAGCACGACTGGTACGTCGACGCCCACTCGGCCCCGCGGACGCGATCAGCCGCGCTCGCTGGGTCCTAG
- a CDS encoding NAD(P)-dependent oxidoreductase — protein sequence MRITVFGATGGIGGHVVRQALDGGHKVTAVVRTSSAFEVEHPSLEVVRVAGLDDPEPLREALDGSTAVISGVGARGRKDGPVASRSTRSMLTAMEAAGVRRFVAVSAAPLGPVPADESFLNRRVVYPMINAFAADVYADLRLMEAAIMSSATDWTIVRPPKLNNKPLTGKYRTLVGGTVTRGYLVSRADVAHLMLAVLDAPATIDQPVGVSY from the coding sequence ATGAGGATCACGGTGTTCGGCGCGACGGGTGGGATCGGCGGTCACGTCGTACGGCAGGCGCTCGATGGTGGGCACAAGGTGACCGCGGTGGTGCGGACGTCGTCGGCGTTCGAGGTGGAGCATCCGTCGCTCGAGGTGGTCCGGGTGGCGGGTCTGGATGATCCGGAGCCGCTGCGCGAGGCTCTGGACGGGAGTACGGCGGTGATCTCCGGCGTGGGGGCCCGCGGACGGAAGGACGGGCCGGTCGCGTCCCGGAGTACGCGATCGATGCTGACGGCAATGGAAGCGGCCGGGGTACGGCGGTTCGTCGCGGTCAGCGCGGCACCGCTCGGGCCGGTCCCGGCGGACGAGAGCTTCCTGAACCGGCGGGTGGTCTATCCGATGATCAACGCGTTCGCCGCCGATGTGTACGCCGACCTGCGGCTGATGGAGGCGGCGATCATGAGCAGCGCCACGGACTGGACGATCGTGCGGCCGCCGAAGCTCAACAACAAGCCGCTCACCGGTAAGTACCGGACTCTTGTCGGCGGGACTGTGACCAGGGGGTATCTGGTCTCGCGTGCCGACGTCGCGCACCTGATGCTCGCCGTACTCGACGCCCCGGCGACCATCGACCAGCCGGTCGGGGTGTCGTACTGA
- a CDS encoding P1 family peptidase — protein sequence MQNPRRVRELGVVVGTLPTGPLNAITDVPGVRVGQTTLTGDGLNTGVTAIVPDGYAGTLPAAVAVGNGYGKLIGTTQVDELGVIETPILLTGTLSTFRVADALLTWLLDRDPRATSLNPIVGETNDAYLSDIRSRPITPAHVHAALDTASSDLPAEGCVGAGTGTAALGFKAGIGTSSRLVSSGAVGAIVQSNFSGLLTVLGRPIPATPVDADGNSCMIVVATDLPLDARQLGRLARRAVFAMGRVGSDFAPGSGDYAIAFTTNRTPGYPDRDLRDPFQAVTESVEEALLNSLTMARTTTGHQGHTAHALPHDLLT from the coding sequence ATGCAGAATCCCCGGAGAGTCCGCGAGCTCGGCGTCGTCGTCGGCACCCTGCCCACCGGTCCGCTCAACGCGATCACCGACGTCCCCGGGGTCCGCGTCGGCCAGACCACGCTCACCGGCGACGGCCTGAACACCGGGGTCACCGCGATCGTCCCGGACGGGTACGCCGGGACGCTGCCGGCGGCTGTTGCTGTCGGCAATGGGTACGGCAAGCTGATCGGCACGACCCAGGTCGACGAGCTCGGCGTGATCGAGACCCCGATCCTGCTCACCGGCACCCTGAGCACGTTCCGCGTCGCCGACGCTCTGCTCACCTGGCTCCTGGACCGCGACCCTCGCGCCACGAGCCTCAACCCGATCGTCGGCGAAACCAACGACGCCTACCTGTCCGACATCCGCAGCCGCCCGATCACACCCGCCCACGTCCACGCTGCCCTCGACACGGCCTCATCGGATCTCCCCGCCGAAGGCTGCGTCGGAGCGGGCACCGGCACCGCTGCTCTCGGCTTCAAAGCCGGCATCGGCACGTCGTCCCGTCTGGTGTCCTCCGGTGCCGTCGGAGCGATTGTGCAATCGAACTTCTCCGGCCTGCTGACCGTGCTCGGGCGGCCCATCCCCGCAACGCCGGTTGATGCGGATGGCAACAGTTGCATGATCGTGGTGGCTACGGATCTTCCGCTCGACGCCCGGCAGCTCGGCCGGCTGGCGCGGCGGGCGGTGTTCGCGATGGGGCGGGTCGGCTCGGACTTCGCGCCCGGGAGCGGCGACTACGCGATCGCCTTCACCACGAACCGCACCCCGGGCTACCCGGACCGCGACCTCCGCGACCCGTTCCAAGCAGTCACCGAGTCCGTCGAGGAAGCGCTTCTCAACTCCCTCACCATGGCCCGAACCACCACCGGCCACCAAGGCCACACCGCCCACGCCCTACCCCACGACCTGCTGACGTAG
- a CDS encoding TetR/AcrR family transcriptional regulator has protein sequence MVDDSINGARSVSAEMEARAPRADAVRNRDQLLAVATRVFMTADAEPSMRAIAREAGVGIATLYRHFPTRQSLVDAVYQDQVVRLTAGAGELLDQLPPAAAMRRWMDLFGDWIATKNGMLNTLLAMIESGEITHAQTRTELLTAITTILDAGRATGDLRTDITAEDIAASLIGIFTVAPRPEREPQSARLLNLLMDGLRPTPG, from the coding sequence ATGGTTGACGATAGCATAAACGGAGCGCGATCCGTTTCGGCTGAGATGGAGGCCCGCGCCCCACGAGCGGATGCGGTCCGCAACCGCGACCAGTTGCTCGCAGTGGCGACCCGCGTCTTCATGACAGCCGACGCCGAGCCATCGATGCGTGCGATCGCCCGCGAGGCCGGGGTCGGAATCGCGACGCTCTACCGGCACTTCCCGACCCGTCAGTCACTCGTCGACGCGGTCTACCAGGATCAGGTCGTACGGCTCACGGCCGGCGCCGGCGAGCTACTCGACCAACTGCCCCCAGCCGCTGCGATGCGGCGCTGGATGGACCTGTTCGGGGACTGGATCGCAACCAAGAACGGCATGCTCAACACGCTGCTCGCGATGATCGAATCGGGCGAGATCACCCATGCCCAGACCCGGACCGAACTACTGACAGCGATCACCACGATTCTCGACGCAGGCCGCGCAACAGGCGATCTCCGCACCGACATCACCGCCGAAGACATCGCCGCCTCCCTCATCGGCATCTTCACCGTGGCCCCGCGCCCCGAACGCGAACCCCAGTCCGCCCGCCTCCTCAACCTCCTGATGGACGGCCTCCGACCTACTCCCGGCTGA